A stretch of the Xiphias gladius isolate SHS-SW01 ecotype Sanya breed wild chromosome 21, ASM1685928v1, whole genome shotgun sequence genome encodes the following:
- the kbtbd8 gene encoding kelch repeat and BTB domain-containing protein 8 isoform X1, producing MHSLTFLGLPRDRLERMAASGEVGKLSQVQNGTPPTTNYNGVDAVHACNILQQLKALYDEAQLTDIVVEVDHGKTFSCHRNVLAAISPYFRSMFTSGLTESSQREVRIVGVESESMHLVLDYAYTSRVTLSESNVQALFTAASIFQIPALQDQCAQFMISRLDPQNCIGVYMFADAYGHQELRERSQDYIRKKFLCVSREQEFLQMTKEQLVSILNNDDLNVEKEEHVYESIVRWLEHDLPGREAHLAEVFSQCIRLPLLDEAFLNRIPAPFACALSLSKDPAEAKARLTGTNGCPQRLGMTASEMVICFDAAHKHSGKKQTVPCLDTATGRVFKLCKPPNDLREVGILVSSENDIYIAGGYRPSNSEVSIDHRAESDFWQYEHAGNRWLPRAPLLRARIGCRLVHCCGKLYALGGRVYEGDGRNALKSVECYDARDNCWTAVSPMPVAMEFHSAVEYRDRIYVLQGEYFFCFDPRKDYWSHLAPMSVPRSQGLAALYKNCIYYIAGICRNHQRTFTVEVYDIEKNTWSRKKDLPFDQATSPYIKAMLLQGKLHLFVRATQVMVEEHVFRTSRKNSLYQYDDEADVWTKVYETPDRLWDLGRHFECVVAKLYPQCLQKVL from the exons ATGCACTCACTGACGTTTCTCGGTCTGCCCCGAGACAGACTGGAGAGAATGGCTGCCAGTGGAG AGGTAGGGAAGCTGTCACAAGTACAAAATGGAACACCTCCAACCACCAACTACAATGGGGTAGATGCTGTTCATGCCTGTAACATCCTTCAGCAACTCAAAGCCTTGTATGATGAAGCACAGCTCACAGACATTGTAGTAGAAGTGGACCATGGCAAGACTTTCTCATGTCACCGAAATGTCCTTGCAGCAATCAGCCCGTATTTTAG GTCCATGTTCACCAGTGGCCTTACAGAGAGCAGCCAGCGTGAGGTCAGAATTGTTGGGGTGGAATCTGAATCCATGCACCTTGTCCTAGACTATGCCTACACATCCAGGGTCACACTCTCTGAGTCCAATGTCCAGGCCCTCTTCACTGCAGCCAGCATTTTCCAGATTCCTGCCCTGCAGGACCAGTGTGCCCAGTTCATGATCAGCCGGCTTGACCCACAGAACTGCATTGGGGTCTACATGTTTGCTGATGCCTATGGGCACCAGGAGCTGAGGGAACGCTCACAGGACTACATCCGCAAGAAG TTCTTGTGTGTGTCACGGGAGCAAGAATTCCTCCAGATGACCAAGGAGCAGCTGGTCAGTATTTTGAACAATGATGACCTCAACGTGGAGAAGGAAGAGCATGTCTATGAGAGCATTGTCCGCTGGCTGGAGCATGATCTGCCTGGCCGTGAGGCCCACCTAGCTGAGGTTTTTTCCCAGTGCATCCGTCTGCCCTTGCTGGATGAGGCCTTCCTCAATCGGATACCTGCCCCCTTTGCTTGTGCCCTGTCCCTGTCTAAAGACCCTGCTGAGGCCAAAGCCCGCCTCACTGGCACCAATGGTTGCCCACAGCGCCTGGGTATGACTGCTTCTGAGATGGTCATCTGTTTTGACGCCGCTCACAAACACTCAGGGAAGAAGCAGACGGTGCCTTGCCTGGACACAGCCACAGGAAGGGTGTTCAAGCTCTGCAAACCACCCAATGATCTCCGGGAGGTCGGTATCTTGGTGTCCTCAGAGAACGACATTTACATTGCTGGTGGTTATCGGCCGAGCAACAGTGAGGTGTCCATAGACCATCGAGCAGAGAGTGACTTCTGGCAGTACGAACATGCCGGCAACCGATGGCTTCCACGTGCACCTCTGCTTAGAGCGAGGATAGGCTGCAGGCTTGTGCACTGCTGTGGGAAGCTTTATGCACTGGGAGGCCGAGTTTATGAAGGGGACGGGCGGAACGCATTAAAGTCAGTAGAGTGCTATGATGCCAGGGACAACTGTTGGACAGCAGTCAGTCCCATGCCAGTTGCCATGGAGTTTCATAGTGCTGTGGAGTACAGAGACCGAATCTATGTCCTCCAAG GTGAATATTTCTTCTGCTTTGATCCCCGTAAGGACTATTGGAGTCACCTGGCCCCGATGAGTGTCCCTCGGAGTCAAGGTCTGGCTGCCTTGTATAAGAACTGCATTTACTACATTGCTGGCATCTGCAGGAACCACCAGCGTACTTTCACTGTGGAGGTGTACGACATTGAGAAAAACACCTGGAGCCGCAAGAAAGATCTCCCCTTTGACCAAGCCACGAGCCCGTATATCAAGGCCATGCTGCTACAAGGCAAGCTGCACCTGTTTGTACGAGCCACGCAGGTCATGGTGGAGGAACACGTGTTTCGCACCAGCCGCAAGAACTCCCTTTACCAGTACGACGATGAGGCAGATGTATGGACCAAAGTCTATGAGACACCTGACCGTCTCTGGGATTTGGGTCGCCATTTTGAATGTGTGGTGGCCAAACTATACCCACAGTGTCTACAGAAAGTGCTTTGA
- the kbtbd8 gene encoding kelch repeat and BTB domain-containing protein 8 isoform X2, giving the protein MFTSGLTESSQREVRIVGVESESMHLVLDYAYTSRVTLSESNVQALFTAASIFQIPALQDQCAQFMISRLDPQNCIGVYMFADAYGHQELRERSQDYIRKKFLCVSREQEFLQMTKEQLVSILNNDDLNVEKEEHVYESIVRWLEHDLPGREAHLAEVFSQCIRLPLLDEAFLNRIPAPFACALSLSKDPAEAKARLTGTNGCPQRLGMTASEMVICFDAAHKHSGKKQTVPCLDTATGRVFKLCKPPNDLREVGILVSSENDIYIAGGYRPSNSEVSIDHRAESDFWQYEHAGNRWLPRAPLLRARIGCRLVHCCGKLYALGGRVYEGDGRNALKSVECYDARDNCWTAVSPMPVAMEFHSAVEYRDRIYVLQGEYFFCFDPRKDYWSHLAPMSVPRSQGLAALYKNCIYYIAGICRNHQRTFTVEVYDIEKNTWSRKKDLPFDQATSPYIKAMLLQGKLHLFVRATQVMVEEHVFRTSRKNSLYQYDDEADVWTKVYETPDRLWDLGRHFECVVAKLYPQCLQKVL; this is encoded by the exons ATGTTCACCAGTGGCCTTACAGAGAGCAGCCAGCGTGAGGTCAGAATTGTTGGGGTGGAATCTGAATCCATGCACCTTGTCCTAGACTATGCCTACACATCCAGGGTCACACTCTCTGAGTCCAATGTCCAGGCCCTCTTCACTGCAGCCAGCATTTTCCAGATTCCTGCCCTGCAGGACCAGTGTGCCCAGTTCATGATCAGCCGGCTTGACCCACAGAACTGCATTGGGGTCTACATGTTTGCTGATGCCTATGGGCACCAGGAGCTGAGGGAACGCTCACAGGACTACATCCGCAAGAAG TTCTTGTGTGTGTCACGGGAGCAAGAATTCCTCCAGATGACCAAGGAGCAGCTGGTCAGTATTTTGAACAATGATGACCTCAACGTGGAGAAGGAAGAGCATGTCTATGAGAGCATTGTCCGCTGGCTGGAGCATGATCTGCCTGGCCGTGAGGCCCACCTAGCTGAGGTTTTTTCCCAGTGCATCCGTCTGCCCTTGCTGGATGAGGCCTTCCTCAATCGGATACCTGCCCCCTTTGCTTGTGCCCTGTCCCTGTCTAAAGACCCTGCTGAGGCCAAAGCCCGCCTCACTGGCACCAATGGTTGCCCACAGCGCCTGGGTATGACTGCTTCTGAGATGGTCATCTGTTTTGACGCCGCTCACAAACACTCAGGGAAGAAGCAGACGGTGCCTTGCCTGGACACAGCCACAGGAAGGGTGTTCAAGCTCTGCAAACCACCCAATGATCTCCGGGAGGTCGGTATCTTGGTGTCCTCAGAGAACGACATTTACATTGCTGGTGGTTATCGGCCGAGCAACAGTGAGGTGTCCATAGACCATCGAGCAGAGAGTGACTTCTGGCAGTACGAACATGCCGGCAACCGATGGCTTCCACGTGCACCTCTGCTTAGAGCGAGGATAGGCTGCAGGCTTGTGCACTGCTGTGGGAAGCTTTATGCACTGGGAGGCCGAGTTTATGAAGGGGACGGGCGGAACGCATTAAAGTCAGTAGAGTGCTATGATGCCAGGGACAACTGTTGGACAGCAGTCAGTCCCATGCCAGTTGCCATGGAGTTTCATAGTGCTGTGGAGTACAGAGACCGAATCTATGTCCTCCAAG GTGAATATTTCTTCTGCTTTGATCCCCGTAAGGACTATTGGAGTCACCTGGCCCCGATGAGTGTCCCTCGGAGTCAAGGTCTGGCTGCCTTGTATAAGAACTGCATTTACTACATTGCTGGCATCTGCAGGAACCACCAGCGTACTTTCACTGTGGAGGTGTACGACATTGAGAAAAACACCTGGAGCCGCAAGAAAGATCTCCCCTTTGACCAAGCCACGAGCCCGTATATCAAGGCCATGCTGCTACAAGGCAAGCTGCACCTGTTTGTACGAGCCACGCAGGTCATGGTGGAGGAACACGTGTTTCGCACCAGCCGCAAGAACTCCCTTTACCAGTACGACGATGAGGCAGATGTATGGACCAAAGTCTATGAGACACCTGACCGTCTCTGGGATTTGGGTCGCCATTTTGAATGTGTGGTGGCCAAACTATACCCACAGTGTCTACAGAAAGTGCTTTGA